The DNA segment TTATACGAAGCCAAACTTTTCTTCTTGTATCCTGTTAATTCCACATTTACCTTGCTATATTACACTCTTAATAAAATGGTTTAGGTATAGGTCTATATATACAGTACCTACGGATAGATAAACATAGATAACTAAGGTATTTTCTAGGATATGTCGCAGTCAGGAATTCCGTGTAAAGAAAGATATTTGTTTTTATACCTTTTATCGTCCGTTACTTCGGCCCCGAGCCAATCAGGAGGAATAAAGGTTTTACTTTGATCCTCAGTTTTGAATTCAACCTCGGCAACTTTAAGCCCATGCAGATTGCCTGAATATATGTCAAGCTCGATTAAAAATCCCTCATATTCTATCTCATATCGGGTTTTCTCTATCCTTTTACCCTCGGTCATGGGCCAGAGAGCCTCGAATTGATCCCGGCTCAGCTCAATTTCGACCTCTCTTCTGACAAGCCCGCCGTCTGATTTGACCGTTTGATAGTATTGATCCCCCTTTTTACGCAAGCGGACCTCAAGGTCATCCGTAACAGCGATATAGCCCTGCTCTATTCTATGATTCGGATACTTATTTAGTTCCGGAGGCGGCTTAACTACTAAAAATTTTCTCTCTATTTCCCGGTTCATCTTCAGTAAAGTGAGTTTAGAATATGAAAAGCTGCCCCCTATTTTTGGTTCATTATTCCCTTAATTTCATTCCACAGTTCCGTGTATATTCGGGTCGAGGGCGAGCCCGGCTCGGTTGCGGGCACAGGCTCCCTGTAAATTCCCATCTTCTCTATATCCGAGCGGTACGGGATGAGGGTTTTAAGAAAGTTATTGTCGCCGGAGGATAAATTATCGATTATTTCCCTGTGCAGGTTTTTTCTGATTTCCACCATGGAAAAGAACGTATATAAATTCTTTCGCTTGAACCCCTTCTTCTTAAAAAAGCCGAGCAGCTTTTCGTAGGTGAGTACGGACAGGGTTGTCGGGACGAGAGGCACCAGAATATAATTCGCAGCGTCGAATACGTTCTCAGCAATGAGGGATATGCCCGGGGGACAGTCGAGGAACAGGTAATCGTAATCATGACGTACCTCTTTAAATATCCTGCGGAGACGTGTGCCGGATTTCTTCATGTCGTCGAGCGCCAGGTCGAGATTTCGGAAGGATAGCTTTGAAGGAAGGAGGTCTAAGTTAGAATAGTCCGTGCCCCTGATATTTTTAACTATATTCCCCCCTCCCTTGATGAACTTGTTAGAATTAAAGTTCTTTGATGCCTTGATCCGAAAATAAAAAGAGCATGCCCCCTGCGGGTCGAGGTCACAAATGAGAGTGCGAGAGCCTTCAAGCGCGGCCAGATAGGACAGATTCACGGCAGCCGCTGTTTTACCTACCCCGCCTTTCATGCTGTAAAGGGCAATTGTTTTCATAAGACCACTACTCTAATGGCCGGAGAATAATTTTTCAAACAACGCATCAGTCTCTTCATTGCTGAATTCCTCGAATCTTTTTTTGAAGGCCGCTCTTATTCCCTTCTGCCGTCTGTAGAGCTGGGATATAAGCCCGCCGGCAGACGCTATAATATCCCTTTCGGAATCCGTGCCGGAATCAAGCCCGGCTATATAACCCTTCAGCGTTTCCTGCTGGACGTGAAGGTCGTTGTAATCACCCAGGTTATCCTGAAGACCTTTTAATTGTTTAACCGTCTGCCTGATTTCCCTCTCCGGGAAAAGGGATTCGAAAAATTCCAGAAAATACCTGAGCTTTTTACACTCGATGCGCAGGGTATGCAGATCGCTTTCGGGCGAATCGTCGTTTATTTTATTGCCGAGCTTCAGAACCTTTTTATAACGTTTTCGAATGTGCTTGTCCGCAAGCTCTATAACCGGCATAGCCGC comes from the Deltaproteobacteria bacterium genome and includes:
- a CDS encoding AAA family ATPase; the protein is MKTIALYSMKGGVGKTAAAVNLSYLAALEGSRTLICDLDPQGACSFYFRIKASKNFNSNKFIKGGGNIVKNIRGTDYSNLDLLPSKLSFRNLDLALDDMKKSGTRLRRIFKEVRHDYDYLFLDCPPGISLIAENVFDAANYILVPLVPTTLSVLTYEKLLGFFKKKGFKRKNLYTFFSMVEIRKNLHREIIDNLSSGDNNFLKTLIPYRSDIEKMGIYREPVPATEPGSPSTRIYTELWNEIKGIMNQK
- a CDS encoding CYTH domain-containing protein, encoding MNREIERKFLVVKPPPELNKYPNHRIEQGYIAVTDDLEVRLRKKGDQYYQTVKSDGGLVRREVEIELSRDQFEALWPMTEGKRIEKTRYEIEYEGFLIELDIYSGNLHGLKVAEVEFKTEDQSKTFIPPDWLGAEVTDDKRYKNKYLSLHGIPDCDIS